One stretch of candidate division TA06 bacterium DNA includes these proteins:
- a CDS encoding chemotaxis protein CheC, translated as MSTLQQLSPVQQDALKEVFNIGSGQAATTLAEVLGVKVMVSVPMIGIKPVDEVLEALAKPGIPVLSLVNIFAGDVSGATVWLMPGDKAKGFAELCWQHMPQARKSEEFNFGQIHREISEIMNSAYLNALEDMLNLMTVPSTPLMLSGVMKNILGKILAERTEAGLVAYVQNKFSFGEKEHGFSGFFMMMPEAESLRKMLEILKVAGG; from the coding sequence ATGTCCACTCTCCAACAACTCTCCCCGGTCCAGCAGGACGCCTTAAAAGAGGTGTTCAACATCGGGTCGGGCCAGGCGGCCACCACCCTGGCCGAGGTATTGGGCGTTAAGGTGATGGTCTCGGTGCCCATGATCGGCATCAAGCCGGTGGACGAAGTGCTGGAGGCCCTGGCCAAGCCGGGCATCCCGGTGTTGAGCCTGGTCAACATCTTTGCCGGCGATGTCTCCGGGGCCACGGTCTGGCTGATGCCGGGCGACAAGGCCAAGGGTTTCGCCGAGCTTTGCTGGCAGCACATGCCGCAGGCCCGGAAGTCGGAGGAGTTCAACTTCGGCCAGATCCATCGGGAGATCTCGGAGATCATGAACAGCGCCTACCTTAACGCCCTGGAGGACATGCTGAACCTGATGACGGTGCCCTCCACCCCGCTGATGCTTTCCGGGGTGATGAAGAACATCCTGGGAAAGATACTGGCCGAGCGGACCGAGGCCGGCCTGGTGGCCTACGTCCAGAACAAGTTCAGTTTCGGGGAGAAGGAGCACGGCTTCAGCGGGTTCTTCATGATGATGCCGGAGGCCGAATCGCTGAGGAAGATGCTGGAGATCCTGAAGGTGGCCGGGGGATAG
- a CDS encoding FAD-binding protein, with protein MDQNKHFNMLSPDFEKKLRAIVGEKYLITLDDDKEPYSHDETLNHRFMPAAVAKPADTAEVSAIMKLASSEKIPLTPRGAGTGLSGGALPVCGGIVLSLERLNKILEIDEENLMAVTQPAVITQTLQLAAEEKGLFYPPDPASLDSCSIGGNIAENAGGPRAFKYGVTRHYLCGLEAVWPNGEVSRLGGKTIKNVSGYDLMHLICGSEGTLAVVTEITLRLVPKPPLAVDLMIPFSSIEDAVRACTAVIRGRIIPATMEFMDQRAVLAAEKFLEKRAPFREAEAHLLVQLDGDDRKALTADYEKIGRIVSDFGALDVLVAEDRPSRDRIWEMRRCMADALTRMSPVREREDVVVPRAAIPALFRKLKGLSEKHGSEIISYGHIGDGNVHVNIMKQGMAPEAWERMLPGLLDELFREVMALGGTISGEHGIGYVKKKYLPLAVNGAALEMMKAVKKAWDPEGILNPKKIFL; from the coding sequence AGAAATACCTGATAACCCTGGACGACGACAAGGAGCCCTATTCCCACGACGAGACCCTGAACCACAGGTTCATGCCGGCGGCGGTGGCCAAGCCGGCAGACACGGCGGAGGTCTCGGCCATAATGAAACTGGCCAGTTCCGAAAAGATCCCGCTTACTCCCCGGGGGGCCGGCACCGGTCTGTCCGGCGGGGCCCTGCCGGTCTGCGGCGGGATCGTGCTTTCGCTGGAGCGGCTGAACAAGATACTGGAGATAGACGAGGAGAATCTGATGGCGGTCACCCAGCCGGCGGTGATCACCCAGACCCTGCAACTGGCGGCGGAGGAGAAGGGTTTGTTCTACCCCCCGGACCCGGCCAGCCTGGATTCCTGTTCCATCGGGGGCAACATCGCCGAGAACGCAGGCGGGCCAAGGGCCTTCAAATACGGGGTCACCCGGCACTACCTTTGCGGGCTGGAGGCGGTCTGGCCCAATGGTGAGGTCTCGCGGCTGGGGGGCAAGACCATAAAGAACGTCTCGGGCTACGACCTGATGCACCTGATCTGCGGATCGGAGGGGACGCTGGCGGTGGTCACCGAGATCACCCTCCGCCTGGTGCCCAAGCCGCCGCTGGCGGTGGACCTGATGATCCCGTTCTCCTCCATCGAGGACGCCGTGCGGGCCTGCACCGCGGTGATCAGGGGCCGGATCATCCCGGCCACCATGGAATTCATGGATCAGAGGGCGGTGCTGGCGGCGGAGAAATTCCTGGAAAAGCGGGCGCCGTTCCGGGAGGCTGAGGCCCACTTGTTGGTCCAGCTGGACGGCGACGACAGGAAGGCGCTGACCGCCGATTACGAAAAGATCGGCAGAATAGTGTCTGATTTCGGGGCGCTGGACGTGCTGGTGGCCGAGGACCGACCGTCGCGCGACCGGATATGGGAGATGCGGCGCTGCATGGCCGATGCCCTGACCCGGATGAGCCCGGTGCGCGAGCGCGAGGACGTGGTGGTGCCGCGGGCCGCCATCCCGGCCCTGTTCCGGAAGCTGAAGGGCCTGTCGGAAAAGCACGGGTCGGAGATCATCTCCTACGGGCACATCGGCGACGGCAACGTCCACGTCAACATCATGAAGCAGGGGATGGCGCCGGAGGCATGGGAGCGGATGCTGCCAGGCTTATTGGACGAACTGTTTCGCGAGGTGATGGCGCTGGGCGGAACCATCTCCGGCGAGCACGGCATCGGATATGTCAAGAAGAAGTACCTGCCGCTGGCGGTGAACGGCGCGGCCCTGGAGATGATGAAAGCGGTGAAGAAGGCCTGGGACCCGGAGGGGATATTGAACCCGAAGAAGATATTTTTATAG
- the rocD gene encoding ornithine--oxo-acid transaminase has product MSKSKDMIRMTEKYGAHNYHPLPVVISKAQGIWVWDVEGKKYLDMLSAYSAVNQGHRHPAIIKAMTRQAGRLTLTSRAFHNDQLGPFLRKLCQFSQMEAALPMNTGAEAVETAIKLARKWGYEKKKITRNQAEIIVCAENFHGRTTTIVGFSTDPDAYEGFGPATPGFKIVPYNNPEEVEKAITLNTVAFMVEPIQGEAGVIVPDKGYLTKCKEICRRHNILFILDEVQTGFCRTGKPFCWQHENAKPDVMIVGKALGGGIYPVSAVLTRWNVIDVIKPGQHGSTFGGNPLACAIGNAALDVLKKQALDKKAREMGDYFRKQIKAIKTTKIKEVRGLGLLTGVELKVEAGKARPYCERMMKLGMLAKDTHSQTIRFAPPLVITKKEVDWAVKLIAKALELDVPVTKNAGH; this is encoded by the coding sequence ATGTCCAAAAGCAAGGATATGATCCGGATGACCGAGAAATACGGAGCCCACAATTACCATCCGCTGCCGGTGGTGATCAGCAAGGCCCAGGGGATCTGGGTCTGGGACGTGGAAGGAAAGAAATACTTAGACATGCTTTCCGCCTATTCGGCGGTGAACCAGGGGCACCGGCACCCGGCCATCATCAAGGCCATGACCAGGCAGGCCGGCCGTCTGACCCTTACCAGCCGGGCCTTTCACAACGACCAGCTGGGGCCGTTCCTGAGAAAGCTCTGCCAGTTTTCCCAGATGGAAGCAGCCCTGCCCATGAACACCGGGGCCGAAGCGGTGGAGACCGCCATCAAGCTGGCCCGCAAATGGGGCTACGAAAAAAAGAAGATCACCCGGAACCAGGCCGAGATCATAGTCTGCGCCGAGAACTTCCACGGCCGGACCACCACCATCGTGGGTTTCTCCACCGACCCCGACGCCTACGAGGGCTTTGGGCCGGCCACCCCCGGCTTCAAGATAGTTCCCTATAACAACCCCGAGGAAGTGGAGAAGGCCATCACCCTCAACACCGTGGCCTTCATGGTGGAGCCGATCCAGGGCGAGGCCGGCGTCATCGTTCCCGATAAGGGCTATCTGACCAAGTGCAAGGAGATCTGCCGCCGCCACAACATCCTCTTCATCCTGGACGAGGTCCAGACCGGGTTCTGCCGCACCGGCAAACCCTTCTGCTGGCAGCACGAGAACGCCAAGCCGGACGTGATGATAGTGGGCAAGGCCCTGGGCGGAGGCATCTACCCGGTCTCGGCAGTGCTGACCCGCTGGAACGTGATCGACGTGATCAAGCCCGGCCAGCACGGCAGCACTTTCGGCGGCAACCCGCTGGCCTGCGCCATCGGCAACGCAGCCCTGGACGTCCTTAAAAAACAGGCCCTGGACAAGAAGGCCCGGGAGATGGGCGACTATTTCCGCAAGCAGATCAAAGCCATCAAGACCACCAAGATCAAAGAGGTCCGCGGTCTGGGCCTGCTGACCGGGGTGGAGCTGAAGGTGGAGGCCGGCAAGGCCCGCCCATACTGCGAACGGATGATGAAGCTGGGGATGCTGGCCAAGGACACCCACTCCCAGACCATCCGCTTTGCCCCGCCGCTGGTGATCACCAAGAAGGAAGTGGACTGGGCAGTCAAGCTGATAGCCAAGGCGCTGGAGCTGGATGTGCCGGTCACCAAGAACGCCGGACACTAA
- the lpdA gene encoding dihydrolipoyl dehydrogenase → MQKHIVVIGGGPAGYVGAIRATQLGAKVTLIEKETLGGTCLNVGCIPTKALLASAAVYSQFKSAGQFGLKADNISFDWGAVQKRKERVVKKSTAGVGLLLKSRSVEVIAGHAKLLAGKKVLITDNSGGQQTLEPDMILIATGSEPVALNIPGAGLPGVVDSTGALALSEVPKELVIIGGGVIGCEMAGVYSAFGSKVTIVEMMSQIIPGEDAEAARVLHQALSKHGVDIYLEARVEEIKQAGPGLAVIVKLKDEKALEIPAQNVLMSVGRRASIKNIGLEEAGVAIERNFIKVDARMETNITGVYAAGDCTGGWLLAHVASAEAEAAVENMMGHSARLDYAAIPRCVYTHPEIASVGILERPENKDDILVGKFPFSASGKASCLGQPEGFVKIIADKLSQEIIGGVIAGPQATELIAELGLAVGSKLKLEELISAIHAHPTLHESVREAALQALGRAIHLP, encoded by the coding sequence ATGCAAAAGCACATCGTCGTTATTGGCGGGGGGCCGGCCGGGTACGTGGGGGCCATCCGGGCCACCCAGCTGGGGGCCAAGGTAACATTGATCGAAAAAGAAACTTTGGGCGGTACCTGCCTTAACGTGGGATGCATACCCACCAAGGCTTTGCTAGCCTCGGCTGCGGTCTACAGCCAGTTCAAATCGGCCGGGCAGTTCGGATTGAAGGCGGACAATATCAGCTTTGACTGGGGAGCCGTGCAGAAGCGCAAGGAACGGGTGGTCAAAAAATCCACCGCCGGGGTGGGCCTGCTGCTTAAATCCAGGTCGGTGGAAGTGATCGCCGGGCATGCTAAATTGCTGGCCGGTAAAAAAGTCTTGATCACGGACAATTCCGGCGGGCAACAAACACTGGAGCCGGACATGATACTGATCGCCACCGGCTCGGAACCAGTGGCCTTGAACATTCCCGGAGCCGGCCTGCCCGGCGTGGTGGACAGCACCGGGGCCTTGGCGCTGTCCGAGGTTCCCAAGGAATTGGTGATCATAGGCGGCGGGGTGATAGGCTGCGAGATGGCCGGCGTCTATTCCGCCTTCGGCTCCAAGGTCACCATCGTGGAAATGATGTCCCAGATCATACCGGGCGAGGATGCCGAGGCGGCCAGGGTGCTGCACCAGGCGCTGTCCAAGCACGGGGTGGACATCTATTTGGAAGCCAGGGTGGAGGAGATCAAGCAGGCCGGGCCCGGCCTGGCGGTCATCGTCAAATTGAAAGACGAGAAGGCGCTGGAGATACCGGCCCAAAATGTTCTGATGAGCGTGGGGCGCAGGGCTTCCATCAAGAACATCGGACTGGAGGAGGCCGGGGTGGCAATCGAGCGTAATTTCATCAAAGTGGACGCCAGGATGGAGACCAATATCACGGGGGTTTATGCGGCCGGGGACTGCACCGGGGGATGGCTGCTGGCACATGTAGCCTCGGCCGAGGCCGAAGCGGCGGTGGAGAACATGATGGGGCATTCGGCCAGGCTGGACTATGCCGCCATTCCCCGCTGCGTTTACACCCACCCCGAGATCGCCTCGGTGGGGATACTGGAACGGCCGGAGAATAAAGACGACATCCTAGTGGGCAAGTTCCCATTTTCGGCCAGCGGCAAGGCCAGCTGCCTGGGCCAGCCCGAAGGCTTCGTCAAGATCATCGCCGACAAGCTCTCCCAAGAGATCATCGGCGGGGTGATCGCCGGGCCGCAGGCCACCGAGCTGATCGCCGAGCTGGGCTTGGCGGTAGGCTCCAAACTTAAACTGGAGGAGCTGATCTCCGCCATCCACGCTCACCCCACCCTGCACGAATCGGTGCGCGAGGCGGCCCTGCAGGCCTTGGGCCGGGCCATACATTTACCGTGA
- a CDS encoding redox-sensing transcriptional repressor Rex, with amino-acid sequence MKDKIKIPESAIRRLSLYHRHLASLQSLGVETISSREIATVYGLAPFQVRKDLSYFGTFGHRGRGYSIIKLREKIGKILGLDRVWIMALVGAGNIGMAVFRYQELQSQGFKFAAVFDSDPKKIGKKLESGVVVKALDQIPHEVQKLGIELGVLAVPSEAAQAAADSLTAAGVKAILCFPSGQINVPKDVAVKRVNLGVDLETLSYFLANR; translated from the coding sequence ATGAAAGACAAGATAAAAATACCCGAATCGGCCATCCGGCGGCTGTCCCTGTACCACCGGCACCTGGCCAGCCTGCAGTCTTTGGGCGTGGAGACAATCTCCTCGCGTGAGATCGCCACGGTCTACGGCCTGGCCCCGTTCCAGGTGCGCAAGGACCTCTCCTATTTTGGCACCTTTGGCCACCGGGGGCGGGGATATTCCATCATCAAGCTCAGGGAGAAGATCGGGAAGATCCTGGGGCTGGACCGGGTCTGGATCATGGCCCTGGTGGGGGCCGGCAACATCGGGATGGCAGTATTCCGTTACCAGGAACTGCAAAGCCAGGGTTTTAAGTTCGCGGCGGTGTTCGATTCCGACCCTAAAAAGATTGGCAAGAAATTAGAGAGCGGAGTGGTGGTAAAGGCGCTGGACCAGATCCCGCACGAGGTCCAAAAACTGGGGATCGAGCTGGGGGTGCTGGCGGTGCCGTCGGAGGCGGCCCAGGCCGCGGCCGATTCCCTGACGGCCGCCGGGGTCAAGGCCATCCTGTGCTTCCCCAGCGGGCAGATCAATGTTCCCAAGGACGTGGCGGTCAAAAGGGTGAACCTGGGGGTGGACCTGGAGACCCTGAGCTATTTCCTGGCAAACAGATAG
- a CDS encoding biotin transporter BioY, translating into MEKILTMPVILDKKLSVVLGVFLFAALTALGAFVRVPLPFTPVPLTLQVFFVLLSAMVLGPKAVFSQVLYVIMGLTGLPVFTGASAGFSHLFGPTGGYLLGFIAASWAVSRIATKGAGAFKTALALMIGLAVIYLLGSIQLGLWLGLGQVKTIQLGILPFIVGDLLKLAAVLASARLLER; encoded by the coding sequence ATGGAAAAGATCCTGACCATGCCGGTCATTCTAGATAAGAAGTTGTCAGTAGTTCTTGGAGTGTTCCTGTTTGCGGCCCTGACCGCCCTAGGCGCTTTCGTGCGGGTGCCTCTGCCGTTTACCCCGGTGCCCTTGACCCTGCAGGTCTTCTTTGTTTTGCTGTCGGCCATGGTGCTGGGACCGAAGGCGGTATTCAGCCAGGTTTTGTACGTTATCATGGGATTGACCGGACTGCCGGTATTCACTGGGGCCTCGGCCGGATTTTCCCACCTGTTTGGACCTACAGGAGGATACCTCCTCGGGTTTATAGCAGCGTCCTGGGCAGTATCCCGGATCGCCACCAAAGGAGCAGGCGCTTTTAAAACTGCTTTGGCCCTTATGATTGGGTTGGCCGTGATCTATCTCCTGGGATCGATCCAACTGGGATTATGGCTGGGATTGGGACAGGTCAAGACCATTCAACTGGGCATCCTGCCCTTCATCGTGGGCGATCTGTTAAAGCTGGCAGCGGTGCTGGCATCGGCCCGTCTGCTTGAACGATAA
- a CDS encoding PAS domain S-box protein, translating to MIQSEQNKKRLIRLAAIHLLLGLLFLLFTELVLPRLEDSPGRLFLFSAISWAAFLAVAFVLVSRHLRHPSLTDPDHFWDENLEISQTALKRTVEDMQLGVTVSDLTGKIIYANPAEALMHGYEQRELTGKDIGLFAAPEQRHPLSMDELQKFKRWKRESFNITKEGKQFPVLLLSDLIYDSRGRPAAIVTTCQDISDRRQIEQDLMESELQYRQLVESAHEMIFSLSPAGCFTFVNQAWLAAMGYNWDQSQDMSFCDTVEAGSKQVCHQAFSRVLTGVTWHNLEMTFVSADGREIVAEGNLTPQYHNGKVKGALGVFRDITQKKAIEDLLRRSENHYRMLIKNVSDMILVLDADGTIRYQSPSVEEITGYRVQDNKGRSVFDYIHPEDISAAEGTFKTYLKQPGPIPALELRIKSKQGQWIFVETLANNLLDDPAISGIVVNARDITGRRRMEQTVKESEEKHRRLLNSIQSPVLALKKDLSIYYCNQAYSDFVGRPIPELEGRRLTELFPNFAKTRSYAAYLKAIKTGQDQAVEGLINGMYLSARIYSMDWGILAISEDITAQQAAVESVKYSEERFRLLADSAADAIISINQQDEIIFWNKAAEKIFGYTAAQALGRDSDMLIPERFRKPNKQTFRQLIEEVPAGSRAETNNLKGLHQSGREIPMEWALSTVTVGGQKIHTAIIRDITERVKNEEQLKYLSFHDSLTGLYNRAYFEEEMQRLSKARLDTVGLLICDVDGLKLVNDTMGHKTGDGLLVVIAGIITDACRQGDVVARIGGDEFGAILPNSSVEAIEQVCSRIRQVTAAYNSKNPELPVSLSLGWVVRPVKDLDANRLFHTADDEMYREKVKNHETMVKNFIQALQNKNLISEEQIGRMGDLMKDLARAAGLKGNSISEMELLARYHDIGNVLVADKILLKAGHLDRTEEDEMKRHCEIGYHIVMSTPHLMPHAEWILKHHERWDGKGYPQGLKGEEIPLESRIVALAAAYSAMRQDRPHAKAMSHHQAVEEIKKESGKQFDPDLVDRFLKLAHKWKDQPAGKNK from the coding sequence ATGATCCAAAGCGAACAAAATAAGAAACGCCTCATCCGCCTGGCGGCCATTCATCTCTTGCTGGGTCTGTTATTTTTGCTGTTTACCGAGCTGGTCCTGCCGCGGTTGGAGGACAGTCCGGGGAGATTGTTCCTGTTTTCGGCCATCAGCTGGGCGGCCTTCCTGGCCGTGGCCTTTGTGCTGGTCTCCCGCCATCTAAGGCACCCGTCCCTGACCGACCCGGATCATTTCTGGGACGAGAACCTGGAGATCAGCCAGACAGCCCTAAAGCGGACGGTTGAGGACATGCAGTTGGGGGTGACCGTCTCCGACCTGACCGGAAAGATAATCTACGCCAATCCGGCCGAGGCCCTGATGCACGGCTACGAACAGCGGGAATTGACGGGAAAGGACATCGGTCTGTTTGCCGCTCCGGAGCAAAGGCACCCTTTAAGCATGGACGAACTCCAGAAATTCAAACGCTGGAAACGGGAGAGCTTCAATATCACCAAAGAGGGAAAACAGTTTCCGGTGTTGCTGCTGTCCGATCTGATATATGACAGCCGGGGGCGGCCGGCCGCCATAGTCACCACCTGTCAGGACATTTCCGACCGCAGGCAGATCGAGCAGGACCTGATGGAAAGCGAACTGCAATACCGCCAGCTGGTGGAAAGCGCCCACGAGATGATCTTCAGCCTGTCCCCTGCCGGGTGCTTTACTTTCGTCAACCAAGCCTGGCTGGCGGCCATGGGATACAACTGGGATCAAAGCCAGGACATGTCCTTCTGCGATACGGTGGAAGCCGGGTCAAAACAGGTCTGCCACCAGGCCTTTTCCCGGGTGCTGACCGGCGTCACTTGGCACAACCTGGAGATGACCTTCGTGTCCGCCGATGGAAGGGAAATAGTGGCCGAAGGCAACCTGACCCCGCAGTATCACAACGGAAAAGTGAAAGGGGCGCTGGGGGTCTTTCGGGACATCACCCAGAAGAAGGCGATAGAGGATCTGCTGCGGCGCAGCGAGAACCATTATAGGATGCTGATCAAGAACGTCAGCGACATGATACTGGTGCTGGACGCAGACGGCACCATCCGGTACCAGAGCCCCTCGGTGGAGGAGATCACCGGGTACCGGGTGCAGGATAACAAGGGGCGTTCGGTCTTTGATTATATCCATCCCGAGGATATATCAGCGGCGGAAGGAACATTCAAGACTTATCTTAAACAACCGGGCCCGATTCCCGCCCTGGAATTGAGGATAAAAAGCAAACAGGGGCAGTGGATCTTCGTGGAGACCCTGGCCAACAACCTCCTGGACGATCCTGCCATCAGCGGGATAGTGGTCAACGCCCGCGATATCACGGGCCGCCGCCGGATGGAGCAGACGGTCAAAGAAAGCGAGGAGAAACACCGCCGACTGCTGAACAGCATCCAGTCACCGGTGCTGGCCTTAAAAAAGGACTTGAGCATTTATTACTGCAATCAGGCTTACTCCGATTTCGTGGGGCGTCCGATCCCGGAATTGGAAGGCCGGAGACTGACGGAACTTTTCCCCAATTTTGCCAAGACGCGGTCCTATGCCGCCTATCTTAAGGCTATAAAAACCGGACAGGATCAAGCTGTCGAAGGGTTGATCAACGGCATGTATTTAAGCGCCCGGATATATTCAATGGATTGGGGGATCCTGGCCATCTCCGAGGATATTACCGCCCAGCAGGCGGCGGTGGAATCGGTTAAATACAGCGAGGAGCGTTTCCGTCTGCTGGCCGACTCGGCGGCCGACGCCATCATCAGCATCAACCAGCAGGACGAGATAATCTTCTGGAACAAGGCGGCCGAAAAGATCTTCGGTTATACCGCGGCCCAGGCCCTGGGCCGTGATTCGGACATGCTGATTCCCGAGCGTTTCCGCAAACCAAACAAGCAGACCTTCAGACAACTGATCGAGGAGGTGCCGGCCGGAAGCCGGGCGGAAACCAACAACCTTAAGGGTTTGCATCAGAGCGGCCGGGAGATACCAATGGAATGGGCTCTTTCGACTGTTACGGTGGGCGGACAGAAGATCCATACCGCCATCATCAGGGACATCACCGAACGGGTGAAGAACGAGGAACAGCTCAAGTACCTGTCCTTCCACGATTCGCTTACCGGGCTTTACAACCGGGCCTATTTCGAGGAGGAGATGCAGCGGTTGTCCAAGGCCCGGCTGGATACGGTGGGCCTGCTGATCTGCGACGTGGACGGGCTGAAATTGGTCAACGATACCATGGGGCACAAAACCGGGGACGGCCTGCTGGTGGTGATAGCCGGGATCATAACCGACGCCTGCCGCCAGGGCGACGTGGTGGCCAGGATCGGCGGGGACGAGTTTGGGGCCATCCTGCCCAACTCCAGCGTGGAAGCCATCGAACAGGTCTGCTCCAGGATCCGTCAGGTCACCGCGGCTTATAATTCCAAGAACCCGGAGCTTCCCGTGAGCCTTTCACTGGGCTGGGTGGTGCGTCCGGTCAAGGATCTGGACGCCAACCGGCTGTTCCATACCGCCGACGACGAGATGTACCGGGAGAAGGTCAAGAACCATGAAACAATGGTCAAGAACTTCATCCAGGCCCTGCAGAATAAGAACCTGATCAGCGAGGAACAGATAGGCCGGATGGGGGACCTGATGAAGGACCTGGCCAGAGCGGCCGGGCTCAAGGGAAATTCGATTTCGGAGATGGAACTGCTGGCCCGTTATCATGACATAGGCAACGTACTGGTGGCTGACAAAATCCTGCTGAAAGCCGGGCATCTGGACCGGACCGAAGAAGACGAGATGAAACGGCACTGCGAGATCGGGTATCATATAGTGATGTCCACCCCGCATTTGATGCCTCATGCCGAATGGATACTAAAGCACCATGAACGCTGGGATGGCAAAGGTTATCCCCAGGGGCTAAAGGGCGAAGAGATACCGCTGGAATCGAGGATCGTGGCCCTGGCTGCGGCCTATAGCGCAATGCGCCAGGACCGGCCCCACGCCAAAGCCATGAGCCACCATCAGGCGGTGGAGGAGATAAAGAAGGAATCGGGCAAGCAGTTCGACCCGGACCTGGTCGACAGGTTCCTGAAACTGGCCCACAAGTGGAAGGACCAGCCGGCGGGCAAGAACAAGTGA
- a CDS encoding acetyl ornithine aminotransferase family protein, translating into MSSIKRPILKTALPGPRAKAIVKRDQSSLSPSYTRDYPAVIDRGQGVWLTDVDGNVMLDFCAGIAVNSTGHSHPKVVEAIKRQAEKFIHYSGTDFYYEPEVALAERLNSISPTGKDNRVFFCNSGAEAVEGALKLARYHTGRPQFISFIGAFHGRTMGAVSCTGSKPTQKKGFFPTMPGVTHVPYPNCYRCVFNKTYPGCSLECVKYIEDTVLKTFLPPEEVAGLIIEPVQGEGGYVVPPVAAMQAIRKLCDKHGILLIADEIQSGMGRTGKWFAVEHCKVRPDIITVAKGIASGMPMGAIIASVAVMNWKPGSHGNTFSGNPVCCAAGIATFDLIQGGLMKNATAVGAYMMAEFKKMQKKYDIIGDVRGQGLMIGVEMVESKKTRVKSHDKMEAVIQMAFTKGLLMLGCGTNTLRICPPLIITKEEAKVGMEIMEQCIKKVAGR; encoded by the coding sequence ATGTCTTCCATCAAAAGGCCGATCTTAAAAACCGCCCTGCCGGGACCGCGGGCCAAGGCCATAGTCAAGCGGGACCAAAGTTCGCTTTCGCCCTCCTATACCCGCGACTATCCGGCGGTGATCGACCGGGGCCAGGGAGTCTGGCTGACCGACGTGGACGGCAACGTGATGCTGGATTTTTGCGCCGGCATCGCGGTCAACTCCACCGGCCACAGCCATCCCAAGGTGGTGGAAGCCATCAAGCGCCAGGCCGAAAAGTTCATCCACTATTCCGGCACCGATTTCTACTACGAGCCTGAAGTGGCCCTGGCCGAGCGGCTCAATTCCATCTCGCCTACCGGCAAGGACAATCGGGTGTTCTTCTGCAACTCCGGAGCCGAGGCGGTGGAGGGCGCGCTTAAGCTGGCCCGCTATCACACCGGCCGGCCCCAGTTCATCTCCTTCATCGGAGCCTTCCACGGGCGGACCATGGGGGCGGTCTCCTGCACCGGCTCAAAACCCACCCAGAAGAAGGGGTTCTTTCCCACCATGCCCGGGGTCACCCACGTCCCCTACCCCAACTGTTACCGCTGCGTATTCAACAAGACCTATCCCGGCTGCAGCCTGGAATGCGTCAAGTACATAGAGGACACCGTCCTTAAGACCTTCCTGCCCCCGGAGGAAGTGGCCGGGCTGATCATCGAGCCCGTCCAGGGCGAGGGCGGATACGTGGTGCCGCCGGTGGCGGCCATGCAGGCCATCCGCAAGCTGTGCGACAAGCACGGGATCCTGCTGATAGCCGACGAGATCCAGTCGGGCATGGGCCGGACCGGAAAATGGTTCGCCGTCGAGCACTGCAAGGTGAGGCCGGACATCATCACTGTGGCCAAGGGCATAGCCAGCGGCATGCCGATGGGGGCCATCATCGCCTCGGTCGCAGTGATGAACTGGAAGCCGGGCAGCCATGGCAACACCTTCAGCGGCAACCCGGTCTGCTGCGCCGCCGGCATCGCCACCTTCGACCTGATCCAGGGCGGCCTGATGAAGAACGCCACCGCCGTCGGGGCCTACATGATGGCCGAGTTCAAGAAGATGCAGAAGAAATACGACATCATCGGCGACGTGCGGGGCCAGGGACTGATGATAGGGGTGGAGATGGTGGAAAGCAAGAAGACCAGGGTCAAGTCCCACGACAAGATGGAGGCCGTCATCCAGATGGCATTTACCAAGGGACTGCTGATGCTGGGATGCGGCACCAACACCCTCAGGATCTGCCCGCCCCTGATCATTACCAAAGAAGAGGCCAAGGTGGGGATGGAGATCATGGAACAGTGCATCAAGAAAGTGGCCGGAAGGTGA
- a CDS encoding AbrB/MazE/SpoVT family DNA-binding domain-containing protein — translation MKAEIITIGNSRGIRIPKLVLEQCGIKKEISLEIEDDRIVITPAKRKPRAGWDQAFGLMGQNGDDSLLIDDQIGLEMEHWKW, via the coding sequence ATGAAAGCCGAGATAATAACCATAGGGAACTCCAGGGGGATCCGCATACCCAAGCTGGTGCTGGAACAATGCGGGATCAAGAAAGAGATATCCCTGGAAATAGAGGATGACAGGATAGTGATCACACCGGCCAAAAGAAAACCCCGGGCCGGCTGGGACCAGGCTTTCGGGCTGATGGGACAGAACGGCGATGACTCCCTGCTGATAGACGACCAGATCGGCCTGGAAATGGAGCACTGGAAATGGTAG